A region of Streptomyces sp. NBC_01267 DNA encodes the following proteins:
- a CDS encoding enoyl-CoA hydratase/isomerase family protein has translation MIDTLSTDIPDGEERITLHVEHGIGTLTLCRPEQLNGWSWESSRQLGLLADRIRFDDSIRAVLLRAEGRAFCAGIDVKAPGGAITGRSPAERTHRYYEGIRWVHERFAVFARLPQPVVAAVQGYCLGFGFELALMADIRIAADDAVFALPEAQLGVAVDAGGDLRIAREAGAGWAKLLSLTGRRIDARTAERLGLVQQVTTPAELAGEASAVAVEIAANAPLAVRSVKRNIDAFADAGLAAALDRTAMAAALTLTSEDAREGYAAGAARRRPGFEGR, from the coding sequence ATGATCGACACACTGAGCACGGACATCCCGGACGGCGAGGAACGCATCACGCTCCACGTCGAGCACGGCATCGGGACCCTCACCCTCTGCCGCCCGGAACAACTGAACGGCTGGAGCTGGGAGTCCAGCAGGCAGCTGGGCCTGCTGGCCGACCGGATCCGGTTCGACGACTCGATCAGGGCCGTGCTGCTGCGCGCCGAGGGCCGCGCCTTCTGTGCCGGGATCGATGTCAAGGCCCCCGGTGGCGCGATCACCGGCCGCTCCCCGGCGGAGCGGACCCACCGCTACTACGAGGGCATCCGCTGGGTGCACGAACGCTTCGCGGTCTTCGCCCGGCTTCCGCAGCCGGTGGTCGCCGCTGTGCAGGGCTACTGCCTGGGCTTCGGCTTCGAGCTCGCGCTGATGGCGGACATCCGGATCGCGGCCGACGACGCGGTGTTCGCCCTGCCCGAGGCGCAGCTCGGGGTCGCCGTCGACGCGGGCGGTGACCTGCGGATCGCCCGGGAGGCGGGGGCGGGCTGGGCGAAACTCCTCTCGCTCACCGGGCGCCGTATCGACGCGCGCACCGCCGAGCGGCTGGGGCTGGTCCAGCAGGTGACGACCCCCGCCGAGCTGGCCGGCGAGGCGAGCGCCGTAGCGGTGGAGATCGCGGCCAACGCCCCGCTCGCCGTCCGCTCGGTCAAGCGCAACATCGACGCCTTCGCGGACGCCGGACTCGCCGCGGCCCTCGACCGTACGGCCATGGCGGCGGCACTCACCCTCACCTCCGAGGACGCGCGCGAAGGGTACGCGGCGGGAGCCGCACGTCGCCGCCCCGGGTTCGAGGGGCGGTAG
- a CDS encoding SDR family oxidoreductase, with translation MTDDAYPGLPAPPPPGACALPPGTYEGRVVLVTGGGSGLGRAIAGEFARLGATLVIAGRNADRLSGAREELAALGGQVVTAVCDIREPERISEVFDAAEAAAGLPDVLVNNAAANFPVPAEDMSPNAWRAVVDITLTGTWFMTREFGRRHLAARTAGSVINVGASYAWTGGPGFAHSAAAKAGVKNLVETLAVEWGPYGIQVNGLVPGLFPHEEMTGPIRGALDPAADKAVRQPALRVGQPRELGWAATFLASPYARFVSGHTLVVDGANWQRRGLVNPPVVTVREQLGREPFTA, from the coding sequence ATGACGGACGACGCGTACCCGGGACTGCCCGCCCCTCCCCCGCCAGGTGCCTGCGCACTCCCGCCGGGAACCTACGAGGGCCGCGTGGTGCTGGTCACCGGCGGTGGATCGGGGCTCGGCAGGGCGATCGCCGGCGAGTTCGCCCGGCTCGGTGCCACCCTGGTGATCGCCGGGAGGAACGCGGACCGGCTGAGCGGGGCGCGCGAGGAACTGGCCGCGCTGGGCGGGCAGGTGGTGACCGCCGTCTGCGACATCCGTGAGCCGGAGCGGATCTCCGAGGTGTTCGACGCCGCCGAGGCGGCAGCCGGGCTGCCCGACGTGCTGGTCAACAACGCGGCGGCCAACTTCCCCGTCCCCGCCGAGGACATGTCGCCGAACGCCTGGCGGGCGGTGGTGGACATCACGCTCACCGGCACCTGGTTCATGACGCGCGAGTTCGGCCGCAGACATCTGGCGGCACGCACCGCCGGATCGGTCATCAACGTCGGCGCGTCCTACGCCTGGACCGGCGGCCCCGGCTTCGCGCACTCGGCCGCCGCCAAGGCCGGGGTGAAGAATCTGGTCGAGACACTGGCCGTCGAGTGGGGTCCGTACGGCATCCAGGTCAACGGGCTGGTACCCGGCCTCTTCCCGCACGAGGAGATGACCGGGCCGATCCGCGGCGCCCTGGACCCGGCCGCCGACAAGGCCGTACGCCAGCCCGCGCTGCGCGTGGGACAACCACGCGAACTGGGCTGGGCCGCGACCTTCCTGGCGTCGCCCTACGCACGGTTCGTCTCGGGCCACACGCTGGTCGTGGACGGTGCGAACTGGCAGCGTCGCGGGCTCGTCAACCCGCCGGTGGTGACCGTGCGCGAACAGCTGGGGCGCGAGCCGTTCACGGCATGA
- a CDS encoding NADPH:quinone oxidoreductase family protein translates to MQAWQVHENGEPGEVMRLDEVAEPQAGPGQLKLRVLAANINFPDALLCRGQYQVRPPLPFTPGVEICGETADGRRVIANPALPHGGFAEYVVVDEATVLPAPPALDDAEAAALHIGYQTGWFGLHRRAHLRAGETLLVHAAAGGVGSAAVQLGKAAGATVIGVVGGPDKARTAAGLGCDLVIDRRSDDLVAEVKRFTGGKGADVVYDPVGGDAYAKSVKCVAFEGRIVVVGFASGVIPNPALNHALVKNYTIMGLHWGLYAQKDPASIGRCHTELTALAAEGTVRPLVSERVALKDAAAAVQRVADGVTTGRVVIVPEGAAR, encoded by the coding sequence ATGCAGGCATGGCAGGTACACGAGAACGGCGAGCCCGGTGAGGTGATGCGCCTCGACGAGGTGGCGGAGCCCCAGGCCGGACCGGGGCAGCTCAAGCTGAGAGTCCTGGCCGCGAACATCAACTTCCCCGACGCGCTGCTCTGCCGGGGCCAGTACCAGGTGCGCCCGCCGCTGCCCTTCACGCCGGGCGTGGAGATCTGCGGTGAGACGGCCGACGGCCGCCGGGTGATCGCCAATCCGGCCCTGCCGCACGGCGGTTTCGCCGAGTACGTCGTCGTCGACGAGGCGACGGTTCTGCCCGCGCCTCCCGCGCTGGACGACGCCGAAGCGGCAGCCCTGCACATCGGTTACCAGACGGGCTGGTTCGGCCTGCACCGCCGCGCGCACCTGCGGGCCGGTGAAACGCTGCTGGTGCACGCCGCGGCGGGCGGTGTCGGCAGCGCGGCCGTCCAGTTGGGCAAGGCGGCGGGAGCCACCGTCATCGGTGTGGTGGGCGGTCCCGACAAGGCCCGTACCGCGGCCGGGCTGGGCTGTGACCTGGTCATCGACCGGCGCTCGGACGACCTCGTCGCCGAGGTCAAGCGGTTCACCGGCGGCAAGGGCGCGGACGTCGTCTACGACCCGGTCGGCGGTGACGCGTACGCCAAGTCGGTGAAGTGCGTCGCCTTCGAGGGACGGATCGTGGTGGTGGGCTTCGCCAGCGGCGTCATCCCGAACCCGGCGCTCAACCACGCCCTCGTCAAGAACTACACGATCATGGGACTGCACTGGGGCCTCTACGCCCAGAAGGACCCGGCCTCGATCGGCCGCTGCCACACCGAACTGACCGCGCTGGCAGCCGAAGGCACCGTCAGACCGCTGGTCTCGGAGCGGGTCGCGCTGAAGGACGCAGCCGCCGCCGTCCAGCGGGTCGCCGACGGCGTCACCACCGGCCGGGTCGTGATCGTCCCGGAAGGAGCCGCGCGATGA
- a CDS encoding acyl-CoA dehydrogenase family protein — protein sequence MTDDSPTVDAASLRLRTRELLAAHPPETTGRTDFLRARFDAGLAWVHYPAGLGGLDAPRSLQPVVDSALEAAGAPDNDPRRIGIGLGMAAPTVLRYGTDEQKRRFLRPLWVGDEVWCQLFSEPGAGSDLAALATRAVRDDGGDWIVNGQKVWTSSAHLARWAILIARTDPDVPKHLGITYFICDMTDPGVEVRPLRQITGEAEFNEVFLTDVRIPDAHRLGPVGDGWNVARTTLMNERVSIGGSRIPREGGMIGPVARTWRERPGLRTHDLHQRLLTLWVEAEVARLTGERLRQQLVAGQPGPEGSGMKLTFARLNQEISGLEVELLGEEGLLYGDWTMRRPELVDFTGRDAGYRYLRSKGNSIEGGTSEVLLNIVAERVLGLPSEPRTDKDAAWKDLAR from the coding sequence ATGACGGACGACAGCCCGACGGTGGACGCCGCCTCGCTCCGGCTTCGCACCCGCGAGCTGCTGGCGGCGCACCCGCCGGAGACCACCGGTCGCACCGACTTCCTCAGGGCCCGGTTCGACGCAGGACTCGCCTGGGTGCACTACCCGGCCGGACTCGGCGGCCTCGACGCGCCGCGCTCGCTCCAGCCCGTCGTGGACTCCGCACTCGAAGCGGCCGGCGCACCCGACAACGACCCGCGGCGCATCGGCATCGGACTCGGCATGGCCGCCCCGACCGTCCTTCGCTACGGCACCGACGAACAGAAGCGGCGCTTCCTGCGCCCGCTCTGGGTCGGCGACGAGGTGTGGTGCCAGCTCTTCAGCGAACCCGGAGCGGGCTCCGACCTCGCGGCGCTCGCCACCCGGGCCGTGCGCGACGACGGGGGAGACTGGATCGTCAACGGGCAGAAGGTCTGGACGTCCAGCGCGCATCTCGCCCGCTGGGCGATCCTCATCGCCCGCACCGACCCGGACGTCCCCAAGCACCTCGGGATCACCTACTTCATCTGCGACATGACCGACCCCGGCGTCGAGGTGCGGCCACTGCGCCAGATCACCGGCGAGGCCGAGTTCAACGAGGTCTTCCTGACGGACGTACGGATCCCCGACGCCCACCGGCTCGGACCGGTCGGCGACGGCTGGAACGTCGCCCGGACCACGCTCATGAACGAGCGGGTCTCGATCGGCGGCTCCCGCATCCCGCGCGAGGGCGGCATGATCGGGCCCGTCGCCAGGACCTGGCGCGAGCGGCCCGGACTGCGTACCCACGACCTCCACCAGCGGCTCCTGACGCTCTGGGTGGAGGCCGAGGTCGCCCGGCTCACCGGTGAGCGGCTGCGCCAGCAACTCGTCGCCGGCCAGCCGGGTCCCGAGGGCTCCGGCATGAAGCTCACCTTCGCCCGGCTCAACCAGGAGATCAGCGGTCTCGAAGTCGAACTCCTGGGAGAGGAAGGGCTGTTGTACGGCGACTGGACCATGCGCCGTCCCGAACTCGTCGACTTCACCGGCCGCGACGCCGGATACCGCTACCTGCGCTCCAAGGGCAATTCCATCGAGGGCGGTACCAGCGAAGTGCTGCTGAACATCGTCGCCGAGCGGGTGCTCGGACTGCCTTCCGAGCCACGTACCGACAAGGACGCCGCCTGGAAGGACCTGGCCCGATGA